GGCGCTGCACCTCGAGGACGCGCTGCACGCTTCGCTCGCGCCACATGGCGTCGCGCGTCTCGGCGTAGTCGAAGAAGGCGGGGACCGGGAAGTAGTGGACGTGCGCGCCGAAGGCGCGCCCGAAGCCGGAGATGAGGTCGCCCGCGTAGTCGACGCCCGAGGTGCGGGTGTTGGCGGCGCCGTTGAGCTGCACGACGGCGGAGCCGCGGGTGGGCTTGGTCGTCAGGTGCCCGGAGATCGCGTTGATGGTCGTGCCCCAGGCGATCGCGAGGACCATCTCGGAGTCGAACCACGACGTGATGAGGCGCGCGGTCGTGCGGGCGACCTGGTCGAGCCGGTCGACCTGGGCCCCCGAGTCGGGGACGGGGACGACGAACGCCTCGATGTCGTAGTCGTCGCGCAGCCGCTGGGTCAGGCCGGGGGCGCGGGAGTGCGTGGGGCGCAGCGTGATCTCGACGATGCCGCTGTCGCGGGCGTCTCGGATCATGCGGGAGACGGTCGAGCGGGACGTCCCGAGGTGCTTCGCGATCGCCTCCATCTTCATGTCCTGGAGGTAGTACATCGACGCCGCGGCGTAGAGGTCACGGTTGTGCCGCGCCGTGCGCTCGTCTGAACGAATTGCCACGTAGACACCTCCATCGAGGTCCCGAGGGGTCCTGGCACCCGGGATCTAGGTCCCAGCCTTGCACATATGTGCAGTCCGGTTGCGCGGATGTTCTACCGATGTTTGGTTGAGACCGGAACAGCACCACTCTCCGGCGAAAGGCCAGAAATGTCAGTCTCCGGCACGTCCACCCGTCTGACCCCCAGCACCCGCGAGGCCTCGCTCGAGGCGCTCCGTCAGAGCGCCACCACCCCGCTCGACGTCCTGGTCATCGGCGGCGGCGTGACCGGCGCCGGCATCGCCCTCGACGCCGTGACCCGCGGCCTGAGCACCGCCATCGTCGAGGCCCAGGACTGGGCCTCCGGCACGTCGAGCCGCTCGTCGAAGCTTGTGCACGGCGGCCTGCGCTACCTGCAGATGCTCGACTTCCACCTCGTGAAGGAGGCGCTCACCGAGCGCGACCTCCTCATCAACAAGCTGGCCCCGCACCTGGTCAAGCCCGTGTCGTTCCTCTACCCGCTCGAGCACAAGGTCTGGGAGCGCGCCTACGTCGGTGCCGGCGTCGCCCTCTACGACGGTCTCGCCACCCTCGCCCCGGGCAAGCGGGCCATGCCGTGGCACCGCCACCTGAGCCGCAAGGGCATGGAGCGTCTCTTCCCCGACCTGCGCCACGACGCCGCCGTCGGCGCGCTGCGGTACTGGGACGCGAGCGTCGACGACGCCCGCCTCGTCTCGACCCTCGTGCGCACCGCCGCGGGCTACGGCGCCCACGCCGCGAGCCGCACCCAGGTCGTCGAGCTCACGAAGAACGCCCGTGGCCGCATCGACGGCGCCGTCCTCCAGGACCTCGAGACCGGCGAGAAGATCACCACGAAGGCGCGCCACGTCATCAACGCGACCGGCGTCTGGACCGAGGACACCGAGGCGCTCGCCGGAGGCTCCGGCGGCCTGCGCGTCCTCGCGTCGAAGGGCATCCACATCGTCGTCCCCCGGGACCGCATCCGCGGCAAGGTCGGCCTGATCCTCCAGACCGAGAAGTCCGTCCTCTTCGTGATCCCGTGGTCGCGCTACTGGGTCATCGGCACGACCGACACCCCGTGGGAGCAGGAGCTCACGCACCCGGTCGCGACCGCCGCTGACATCGACTACGTCCTCGACCACGCGAACGCCGTCCTCGCGGAGCCGCTGACCCGCGACGACATCATCGGCACATGGGCGGGCCTGCGCCCGCTCCTGCAGCCGGGCACCAAGGAGGGCACGTCGTCGGCCAAGGTGTCGCGTGAGCACACCGTCGCCTCACCCGAGCCGGGCCTCACCGTCATCGCGGGCGGCAAGCTCACGACCTACCGGGTCATGGCCGAGGACGCTGTCGACTTCGCGCTCGGCGCGGAGGCGAGCCAGCTCCCGTCGGTGACGTCCAAGACGCCGCTGCTCGGCGCCGTCGGCCTCGAGGCCCAGCGCAACTGGGCGCGCACCCACGCATCCACGTACGGCTGGTCGAACGCGATGCTGGACCATCTCTTCCACCGCTACGGCGCGCTCGTCGCGGACATCGTCGCGCTGTGCGAGGAAGACCCGAGCCTCGCCAAGCCGCTCGAGCACGCACCCGCGTACCTCCGCGCCGAGATCTCCTACGCCGCGAGCCACGAGGGTGTCCTCCACCTCGAGGACGTGATGCTCCACCGCACGCGCCTCGTCTACGAGGAGCGCGACCGTGGCCTGGGTGCCGTCCCCGAGATCGTCGACATCATCGCCCCGATCCTGGGGTGGGACGACGAGCGCAAGGCCGCGGAGATCGCGTCCTACACCGCGCGCGCCGAGGCCGAGGAGGCTGCCTCCCACGACCTCGACGACGCGACCGCTGAGCAGACCCGCCTCAAGGCGGCTGACATCAGCCCGATGACCACGCTCAGCTCTCGCTGAGCGTCCAGGTCGGGGCCGGCGCCCGCCAGCCCCGACCGGCCGCCCTCGGGCGGTCCGGCCCGTCCGCGAGGGGCGGACGGGTTTCCACGACAACGAAGTCAACGAAAGCGGGCACACCATGACACTGACCGACATCTTCGTCTCCGAGGTGATCGGCACTGCGCTCCTGATCCTCCTCGGAGCCGGAGTCGTAGCCAACGTCGTCCTCCCCAAGAACAAGGGCTTCAACGCGGGATGGGTCGTCATCACCTTCGGATGGGGCCTCGCCGTCTACGCCGGCGTGTGGGCCGCATGGAAGTCTGGCGCACACCTCAACCCCGCCGTCACGTTCGGCATCATCGCGAACGGCCAGGACAACTACGTCGACGGCGTTCCCGTCAACCTCACGAGCACCCTCGTCTACCTCGCCGGTGAGATGATCGGCGCCTTCATCGGTGCGGTCCTCGCGTACCTCGCGTACAAGAAGCACTTCGACGACCCGGACGCCGACTCTGGCTCGAAGCTCGCGGTGTTCTCGACCGGCCCGGCGATCCGTTCCCACGGCTGGAACGTCGTCACGGAGGCCCTCGGCACGTTCGTGCTCGTGTTCGTCATCCTCCAGTTCGGCAACTCGCCGCACGAGCTCGGCCCGCTCGCCGTCGCGCTCCTCGTGGTCGGTATCGGCATGAGCCTCGGTGGTCCCACCGGCTACGCCATCAACCCTGCACGTGACCTCGCCCCGCGCATCGCTCACGCCATCCTCCCGATCAAGGGCAAGGGCTCGAGCGACTGGAACTACGCCTGGGTGCCGGTCGTCGGCCCGATCATCGGCGGCGTTCTCGCCGGCCTCCTGGCCACCGCCGTCGCCTGACCCAGCCCTACCACGCCTGACGGGAGGCCGCCGTGAGCGGCGGCCTTCCGTCGGCACACCTGAACTCCCGCACACCACGCGAAGGAAACCTGGACCATGACGAAGAAGTACGTCCTTGCGATCGACCAGGGCACGACGAGCTCCCGGGCGATCCTCTTCACCCACGAGGGCACGATCCACTCGGTCGGCCAGCTCGAGCACGACCAGATCTTCCCGCAGGCCGGCTGGGTCGAGCACAACCCGGAGCAGATCTGGAACAACGTCCGCGAGGCCGTCGGCATCGCGCTGACGCGCGGCAACGCCACCCACGAGGACATCGCCGCCGTCGGCATCACGAACCAGCGCGAGACCGCGGTCGTGTGGGACAAGACGACCGGCAAGCCCGTCTACAACGCGATCGTCTGGCAGGACACCCGCACCCAGAAGATCGTCGACGAGCTGGGCGGTGACGACGGGCCCGAGAAGTACAAGGACATCGTCGGCCTCCCCCTCGCGACCTACTTCTCCGGCCCGAAGGTCAA
This genomic window from Flavimobilis soli contains:
- a CDS encoding glycerol-3-phosphate dehydrogenase/oxidase; translation: MSVSGTSTRLTPSTREASLEALRQSATTPLDVLVIGGGVTGAGIALDAVTRGLSTAIVEAQDWASGTSSRSSKLVHGGLRYLQMLDFHLVKEALTERDLLINKLAPHLVKPVSFLYPLEHKVWERAYVGAGVALYDGLATLAPGKRAMPWHRHLSRKGMERLFPDLRHDAAVGALRYWDASVDDARLVSTLVRTAAGYGAHAASRTQVVELTKNARGRIDGAVLQDLETGEKITTKARHVINATGVWTEDTEALAGGSGGLRVLASKGIHIVVPRDRIRGKVGLILQTEKSVLFVIPWSRYWVIGTTDTPWEQELTHPVATAADIDYVLDHANAVLAEPLTRDDIIGTWAGLRPLLQPGTKEGTSSAKVSREHTVASPEPGLTVIAGGKLTTYRVMAEDAVDFALGAEASQLPSVTSKTPLLGAVGLEAQRNWARTHASTYGWSNAMLDHLFHRYGALVADIVALCEEDPSLAKPLEHAPAYLRAEISYAASHEGVLHLEDVMLHRTRLVYEERDRGLGAVPEIVDIIAPILGWDDERKAAEIASYTARAEAEEAASHDLDDATAEQTRLKAADISPMTTLSSR
- a CDS encoding sugar-binding transcriptional regulator yields the protein MYYLQDMKMEAIAKHLGTSRSTVSRMIRDARDSGIVEITLRPTHSRAPGLTQRLRDDYDIEAFVVPVPDSGAQVDRLDQVARTTARLITSWFDSEMVLAIAWGTTINAISGHLTTKPTRGSAVVQLNGAANTRTSGVDYAGDLISGFGRAFGAHVHYFPVPAFFDYAETRDAMWRERSVQRVLEVQRRADIALFSVGALQGELPSHVYSAGYLEPDDVETLEAEGVVGDVCTVFLRADGTYSDIELNARATGPTPAQLRAVPRRVCAVAGDNKVVPLRAALLAGAVTHLVIDELTALRLFELDDAERAAAERAAQLRGSAVSGA
- a CDS encoding MIP/aquaporin family protein — encoded protein: MTLTDIFVSEVIGTALLILLGAGVVANVVLPKNKGFNAGWVVITFGWGLAVYAGVWAAWKSGAHLNPAVTFGIIANGQDNYVDGVPVNLTSTLVYLAGEMIGAFIGAVLAYLAYKKHFDDPDADSGSKLAVFSTGPAIRSHGWNVVTEALGTFVLVFVILQFGNSPHELGPLAVALLVVGIGMSLGGPTGYAINPARDLAPRIAHAILPIKGKGSSDWNYAWVPVVGPIIGGVLAGLLATAVA